One genomic segment of Alosa sapidissima isolate fAloSap1 chromosome 13, fAloSap1.pri, whole genome shotgun sequence includes these proteins:
- the zgc:113019 gene encoding uncharacterized protein zgc:113019 isoform X1, producing the protein MVNRCCIVGCNSATHDRQGKKIENGLTFHRFPAWRRNHGDQVSEITKSRRLAWIAAVRRPNITFHSIPMSMRVCSLHFHSGKPANEMYNSHPDWAPSRHLGHTEMKATKTARYERQEKRKRQRTDSTPAMDETVIDDLVPPVETPAPAEDGADQTLLTECDFCQRRRAEINRLLEENRTLKCELGQRKMDEHFLKDDNVKVKYYTGLPHLEVVMGVLACVGPYMTQSSKVLSPFQMLFLTLMRLRLNLPIQHIAHLFFVDRKTVSKTFSDTINVLHARTSPLINWPGRDALHATMPHQFVEAFGKRVAVILDCFEIFIQRPSNLKAQAQSYSHYKHNTTMKFLIGITPQGSISFISKGWGGRVSDKHVTDNCGILDKLLPGDLVLADRGFDIQDSVGLMCAEVKIPAFTKGRCQLDARDVESTRKIAHLRIHVERVIGTVRNKYTILSAKVPIHMVLPCKDEDMTFLDKIVSVCCALTNMSPSVVLK; encoded by the exons ATGGTAAACCGTTGCTGTATTGTGGGCTGTAACAGCGCAACACATGATCGCCAAGGGAAAAAGATAGAAAATGGGTTAACTTTCCACCGCTTTCCTGCCTGGAGGCGCAACCACGGAGACCAAGTGTCAGAGATAACGAAGAGTCGTCGGCTCGCTTGGATCGCGGCTGTAAGACGACCGAACATAACTTTCCACAGTATCCCGATGTCGATGAGAGTGTGTTCCCTGCATTTTCATTCTG GAAAACCAGCAAATGAAATGTACAACTCGCATCCGGATTGGGCACCATCACGACACTTGGGCCACACTGAGATGAAGGCCACAAAGACTGCACGCTATGAGAGACAGGAAAAGAGAAAACGGCAAAGGACTGACAGTACACCTGCGATGGATGAGACAGTTATTGATGACCTTGTTCCACCAG TGGagacaccagcaccagcagagGATGGAGCTGACCAGACACTGCTGACAGAATGTGACTTCTGTCAGCGCCGGCGTGCTGAAATCAACCGGCTGCTGGAAGAGAACAGGACCCTGAAATGTGAGCTTGGCCAGAGAAAAATGGATGAACATTTCCTGAAGGATGACAACGTCAAAGTGAAATACTACACTGGACTTCCACACCTTGAAGTTGTCATGGGTGTTCTAGCCTGTGTTGGACCGTACATGACACAGAGTAGTAAAGTACTGTCACCTTTTCAGATGCTTTTCCTGACCCTCATGCGCCTTAGACTAAACTTACCTATACAACACATTGCCCACCTCTTTTTTGTAGACAGAAAAACTGTTTCCAAAACGTTCAGCGACACCATAAATGTTCTGCATGCACGCACCAGCCCTTTGATTAACTGGCCAGGGCGAGATGCGTTGCATGCAACTATGCCCCATCAGTTTGTGGAGGCCTTTGGGAAGCGTGTTGCTGTTATTCTGGACTGTTTTGAAATATTTATACAGAGACCATCAAATCTTAAAGCTCAAGCTCAGTCATATTCCCactacaaacacaacacaactatGAAGTTCCTCATTGGTATTACACCACAGGGCTCAATTTCTTTCATTTCCAAGGGATGGGGGGGACGTGTCAGTGATAAGCACGTAACTGATAACTGTGGGATTCTGGACAAACTGTTACCTGGGGATTTGGTGTTGGCTGACCGCGGCTTTGACATACAGGACAGTGTGGGACTTATGTGTGCCGAAGTAAAGATCCCAGCTTTCACAAAAGGACGCTGTCAGCTGGATGCAAGAGACGTGGAGAGCACAAGAAAAATTGCCCACCTCCGAATTCATGTGGAAAGGGTGATCGGAACCGTCCGCAACAAGTACACCATTTTGTCAGCTAAAGTACCTATTCACATGGTGTTGCCGTGCAAGGATgaagacatgacatttcttgataagattgtgtctgtatgttgtgCTCTGACAAACATGAGCCCTAgtgttgtgctgaaataa
- the zgc:113019 gene encoding uncharacterized protein zgc:113019 isoform X2 yields MVNRCCIVGCNSATHDRQGKKIENGLTFHRFPAWRRNHGDQVSEITKSRRLAWIAAVRRPNITFHSIPMSMRVCSLHFHSGKPANEMYNSHPDWAPSRHLGHTEMKATKTARYERQEKRKRQRTDSTPAMDETVIDDLVPPVETPAPAEDGADQTLLTECDFCQRRRAEINRLLEENRTLKCELGQRKMDEHFLKDDNVKVKYYTGLPHLEVVMGVLACVGPYMTQSSKVLSPFNTTMKFLIGITPQGSISFISKGWGGRVSDKHVTDNCGILDKLLPGDLVLADRGFDIQDSVGLMCAEVKIPAFTKGRCQLDARDVESTRKIAHLRIHVERVIGTVRNKYTILSAKVPIHMVLPCKDEDMTFLDKIVSVCCALTNMSPSVVLK; encoded by the exons ATGGTAAACCGTTGCTGTATTGTGGGCTGTAACAGCGCAACACATGATCGCCAAGGGAAAAAGATAGAAAATGGGTTAACTTTCCACCGCTTTCCTGCCTGGAGGCGCAACCACGGAGACCAAGTGTCAGAGATAACGAAGAGTCGTCGGCTCGCTTGGATCGCGGCTGTAAGACGACCGAACATAACTTTCCACAGTATCCCGATGTCGATGAGAGTGTGTTCCCTGCATTTTCATTCTG GAAAACCAGCAAATGAAATGTACAACTCGCATCCGGATTGGGCACCATCACGACACTTGGGCCACACTGAGATGAAGGCCACAAAGACTGCACGCTATGAGAGACAGGAAAAGAGAAAACGGCAAAGGACTGACAGTACACCTGCGATGGATGAGACAGTTATTGATGACCTTGTTCCACCAG TGGagacaccagcaccagcagagGATGGAGCTGACCAGACACTGCTGACAGAATGTGACTTCTGTCAGCGCCGGCGTGCTGAAATCAACCGGCTGCTGGAAGAGAACAGGACCCTGAAATGTGAGCTTGGCCAGAGAAAAATGGATGAACATTTCCTGAAGGATGACAACGTCAAAGTGAAATACTACACTGGACTTCCACACCTTGAAGTTGTCATGGGTGTTCTAGCCTGTGTTGGACCGTACATGACACAGAGTAGTAAAGTACTGTCACCTTTT aacacaactatGAAGTTCCTCATTGGTATTACACCACAGGGCTCAATTTCTTTCATTTCCAAGGGATGGGGGGGACGTGTCAGTGATAAGCACGTAACTGATAACTGTGGGATTCTGGACAAACTGTTACCTGGGGATTTGGTGTTGGCTGACCGCGGCTTTGACATACAGGACAGTGTGGGACTTATGTGTGCCGAAGTAAAGATCCCAGCTTTCACAAAAGGACGCTGTCAGCTGGATGCAAGAGACGTGGAGAGCACAAGAAAAATTGCCCACCTCCGAATTCATGTGGAAAGGGTGATCGGAACCGTCCGCAACAAGTACACCATTTTGTCAGCTAAAGTACCTATTCACATGGTGTTGCCGTGCAAGGATgaagacatgacatttcttgataagattgtgtctgtatgttgtgCTCTGACAAACATGAGCCCTAgtgttgtgctgaaataa